The nucleotide sequence TAGTTTCTATGGAAAAAGGATCTGCAATTCCTTATTCTATTGATAAACTTCAGGATCGTGGTAAATTCTTTGTAGATCCAGGTGAAGATATTTATGAAGGTCAGGTAATTGGAGAAAATTCACGTCAGGATGATATGGCGGTGAATATCACTAAAACTAAGAAACTTTCTAACGTACGTTCTTCTGGTGCAGATGATAAAGCGAAGATCGTACCTGCGATTAAGTTTTCTTTGGAAGAAGCTTTAGAATATATTCAGAAAGATGAGTATGTTGAAGTTACACCAAATCACTTAAGACTTAGAAAGATTTATCTAACTGAGAATGACAGAAAAAGAAATAAAATTATCTAATCGATAGTTTTATACTGAAATAGAAAAAACCTCACAGTTCTTAACTCGTGAGGTTTTTTTGTTTTTAGCGCTCATATCTTTCACATAAAAAGTTCGTCGCATGACTATATCTGCAAATTCTCTTCTCTCTTCTCTCAATTCTCACTTCTAATCTCTAGAAAAAAAGACCCAAATTTTAACTAATATGAAGTCTACAAAATCAGTGTTTATGTTGAATAGAAATACCGATTTACCTATTTTTGCAGCGTGAAATATTTGTTTCCCATATTCGCTTTTTTGATCTTGGTAAAGCCTGTTTTTCCGGTGGTGGACTACGTGCTTAATTACGATTATATCGCTAAAGAGTTATGCGAGAACAAAGAGCGTCCAGAACTGGCCTGTAACGGGAAGTGTTATTTGATGCAGGCGCTTGCAGAAGCTTCAGAAGAGGAGTCTGAACAGAAAAAAGAATCTTCAATTAAAAAAGTTGACATTCCTCTTTTCTATACAGAGAAAGTCGTACTAATAAATAACAATCAGGAAACTGAAGCTGTGGCGCATAACTTTAGATTTCAGCCTCAGTTTTACCATTTCCAGAATTCACAGGAGTTTTTCCATCCTCCAATTGTTTAAGTTTAAATGCTGAATTTCTAAAATTCGGTGCCATTTTTATTCAATATTAAACTTAAATATTCTCAATGAAACTTATTTACAAAGCAGCATTACTACTTAGTTTTGCAACACTTGCCTATTCTTGTGCAGAAGATACTTCAGCAAAGAAAAAAGAATACGATAATCTATTCCATGAGGTTTTGGATATTCACGACGAAGTAATGCCTAAGATGGCTGATATTCCTGAATTGTCGAAACAACTTCAAACCATTGCAGACACTAGTGCTTCCGCAGAAAAATATATGCAAGCTGAAAAAAAGCTTCAAGAAGCAGACAAAGTGATGATGAAATGGATGCATAGCTTTAGTGATGAATTTGTGAAGGATAAAGCTGAAGTTCAGAAAATGAACAATGAGCAACTTCAAGAACGAATTGATGCGTTAGAAGAAGAGCTAGACGACGTTAAAGCGATGCAGGAAAAAGTAGATTCCAGTATCGAAAACGCAGAGAATCTTATTCAATAATCCTATTTCTATCGATTCTACATGCGATATTTAGGCCTTTTTGTGGTCTTATTTATCCTGTTGAAACCAGTATTGCCGGTTGTGGACTATATTTTCAATTATGATTATATAGCCACCGAATTATGTATTAACCGTGATCGCCCCGATTTGGCTTGTAACGGTAAATGCTATTTAATGCAATCCCTGGCAGAACAGGCAAATAAAGAGCACGACAAAAAGCAAGCAAACTTAGAAAGCAGGTATAAGCTTCCTGTGCTTTATTTTGAGGATCATCAGTCAATTTTCGATAATCTGACTGATGTTTTAATAAATAAAGCGAAAGTGACGATGCCGTATTTTGCTTCTTATAGTTTCTTGTTTTCCAAAGACGAGACTAAGCCTCCAATTGCTTAAAATTCATTTATAAAATTGGCAATATTGATTCTTAAATTGAGAGTCGAGAGCCACTGGTATGTCCAAATTTTAATAAACAATCGCTGCTATACCTATAAAATCGATAGCAGTATAAATTGAAAAAAATGAATTTTAATTATATAAAAATAAGTCTTCTTTTTTTAGTTGTTTCTCTTGCTGCATGCTCATCAGACGATGATGCTGTGGATACCGCAACGGGTGAAAATGAAGTTAGAATCGGGTTTGATAATGGCGTTAATGGAGATGATCTTTTATTAGGTGCGTCTACTTACATAAACTCTAATGATGAAGTTTTAACTATAAATCGTTTTAATTACATCGTAAGTAATTTTGTTTTAATCGATGCTGAAGGAAATGAATATACTTATCCTAAAGATGAAAGTTATTTTGTGGTAAGCGAAGAAAATGATCTTACTGAAGTAAGTTTAAAAAACATTCCTGCGGCAGAATATGTGGCTATTAAATTTGGTGTAGGAGTAGATCAGGCTAAATACCAGCAAGGTGCTGAAGGACAAGGTGATTTTTTAGAGATTGCAGAGAACAACGAGATGATGTGGTCGTGGCAAGCGGGTTATAAATTTTTAAATTTTGAAGGAACCTTTACCTCAGAAACTGTTGCTGAAGCTACAAACTTTAAAATCCATATGGGAAGCCACGGTAGTAGTTTAGATAACTATCGTGAAGTAACTTTAGATTTACCATCGAGAGCCTTGGTTAGCGATAAGTTGAGTCCGGTGATTCACATGGCTGTAGATGCGAATAGAATTTTAGACGGTCAAAACAAGATTAAACTTTCAGAGAAAGCGGTAGTGATGATCGATGAAGTTAAAAGTCCGCAAATTTCAGAAAATGCAACTGGGATGTTTCGGGTAGATCATGTTCATAATGGTGAAAATGTTCAACATTAATTACAGGTATTTCGCTTGTTAATTACATGAGGAGATTGAATTCATTCAACAAAATCATATCGGTTTTTCAGAATGGCTTAAACTCCTTTAAGAATATATAGCTATGATCAAAAATCTAAAAATACTAGTACTTTTTTTATTTCTTTTAGGGAATTGCTCGTGTAGTAGTGACGATAGCGAAGATTACATTGCGATCAACAAGTCGTTGGAGGTAAATATACCTTCAAATTTTCCTGAAATTCAATATGATCTAAGTGCTAACCCACCAACAGAGAAAGGTTTCGAATTGGGTAAAAAGTTGTTTTATGATGGGAAACTGTCCACAAATGGGTTTATTTCTTGTGGTTTTTGCCACGAACAGCGATTTGCTTTTACGCACCACGGCCATCAATTTAGCCACGGTATTGATGATCTGGAGGGAACAAGAAATGCTCCTGCAGTTCAGAATATGGCATTTCAGAAAGAATTTGCCTGGGACGGGGCAACGTCACATTTAGATTTATTTCCCATCATACCGATTACTAACGAGGTAGAAATGGGAGAAACAGTCTCTAATGTGATCGCTAAACTAAAGTCTGATGGCGAATATCCTCGATTATTTGCTGAGGCTTTTGAAGACGGCGAGGTAAATAACGAATATTTCTTTAAAGCCTTATCACAATTTATGGTGATGATGATCTCTTCGAACTCTAAATATGATAAATATGTTAGAGAAGAAGAAGGAGGTACATTTTCTGAAACCGAGAAATTAGGTCTTGATATTTTTACACAGAAATGTGCCACCTGTCACAAGACCGATCTTTTTACTGATGATGCTTTTAGAAACAATGGATTACCACCATATCCTGGAATCAATGATATTGGAAGAGCTGAAGTTACCGGAAGTGCTGCCGATAATTATAAATTTAAAGTACCTAGCTTACGGAATGTAGCGATTACCGAGCCATATATGCATGACGGCAGGTTTGGGAGTCTGGAATCTGTACTTAATTTTTACGATCACGGTGTGCAGGATTCGGAAACTTTAGATCCTATTTTAAAACAAAACAGTCGATTAGGAATCGATTTGAATAGTGAGGAAAAGGCAGCATTAATTGCTTTTCTAAACACACTAACCGACGACGAATATTTAAATGATAAACGATTTGCAGAATATTAAGGCAAATTATAAAAACACAAAAACACAAAAACATGAAATCAATTATAAAATCAGCAATCTTATTTTCATTATTAATAGCATTCACGGCATGCAGCAGTGATGATGATGTTAATAATTTAGACGCTTCCGTAAGTGCTGGGAGTTTGGATATTACTTTTAATAATATGGTTGGAGATGAAGATTTTCAGCTTGATAAAGAATATTCAGTAAACGGAGAAGATGTAAGTTTATCTCAGGTTCGTTACTGGATAAGTAATATTAAATTAATTAATGACGATGGTGAAAGTATAGAAATTCCAGAGTCCTACTTTCTAATCGAGGAAACGGGTGCAATTAGCATTCAGGATGGGGCGTACGAGTATCCAGCTAAAAATAGAGATGTAATCAATATTGCAAGTGTACCTGGTGGTACTTATACCGATATAGAATTTTCTGTTGGTGTAGATCAGGTGTATAATGATAACTTAAGTTTACAAGCAGGAGAACTATCTCAATTAAATGGAATGACTAATATTTCTTGGATGTGGCATACTAGTTACATTTTCGCTTCAATTAAAGGGAATAAAGCGGGTAATGACAATAATCTAGTTTTTGAAACAGGATTAAACGATAACTATAAAACAGTTACAATAGATTTAGAAGATGCGCTTCAAATCGATGGAACTAGCACAGGTAAGATCCAGTTAAAAGCAGATATAGCTGCTATTTTAGATGGAATTGATATAGAGGAAACACCAGTAATTGGTGCTGCTACTCCAGAAGCTATGGAATTGATGGCAACAAATTTCGAGACTAAAGTTTTTACCTGGATGTCATTAAGTAATGAGTAGAAAATCTCTATTTATTATAGTATTAAGTGGTTGTATCCTTTTTAGCTGTAATAAAGATGAAATTTATATACCGCAGGAACCTGATGATGTACTTCAGGTTCCTGCTAATTTTCCTCCTTTACCACAACAACCGGATTATCCAATTACTGAAGCTGGAGTAGCTCTTGGTAGAAAACTATTTTTTGATACTCGACTCTCTGGTAATAATCAGGTTTCTTGTGCAAGTTGCCACGTTCCATCTTTAGCTTTTACAGAAGGGAGCACGCTTAGTACTAAAGGAATCTCTGGAAATCCATTGCTGCGGCACGTACCAGCATTAATAAATCTTGCATGGGCCGACAATGGTTTATTCTGGGATGGAGGTTCGGCAAATTTGGAATCTCAGGCATTTGCTCCATTAGGACATAAAGACGAAATGTTTCAGAATTTGGATGAATTGGAAAAGGATTTGAAAAATGATCAATATTATCCTTTATTTTTTCAAGATGCATTCGATAGTCAGATTCGAATTAATTTGGTGATGAAAGCATTGGCGCAATATCAACGCACACTTGTTTCAGCAAATAGTAAATATGATTATGTGGTACGGGGAGAAAAGGATGCGGTTTTTAATGAAGTAGAAGAAAGAGGATTTCAACTTTTCAATCAAAAATGTGCAGCGTGCCACAAACCCGAACTCTTTACTGATAATGACTATCATAATAATGGTTTGGATGAAGATTTTACCGATGTTGGCGAGGATGAAATTTATTTAGGGAGATTTCGTGTTACGCGTAATCCCGATGATATTGGAAAATATAAAACTCCAACACTAAGAAATATTGCGGTCACAGGACCTTACATGCATGATGGCCGTTTAGATAACTTAAAAGCAGTTCTAGACTTTTATGCTACTGAAATAAAAGATTCTAAAACTTTAGATCCAATTTTGAAAGAAAATGGACGATTGGGAGTCGATTTAAATGAAGAAGATAAAAAAGCATTGATCGCATTCTTAAATACCCTAACAGATGAAACTTTTTTGAATAATGAAGAATTTACAGAGTACTAAATATACACTATCGATAATAATAATGTTTTGCTTCTCTTTAGTGAAAGCAGAAACATCAAAAGATTCTACTGCCGTATTCTCGAATTTCAATTTTGAATACGATGATTGTGATGTATGCGGCTGCGGTAGTAGTGGCGGTAGTATGGGTTACGGTACTATCGGAAATGGTGATTTTGCAGGCCTACGTTATATCCATCAACAATATAAATCTAAAGATGGAATTTATAATAATTCCCCATGGATCGATGAAAATTTTAATACGCTGCAAGCCTGGACACGAATTCCGGTAACTACAAAAATTAAAGTCAATGTAATTGTGCCTTACCATTTTCACAATCGTGAATTTGACGACGGAAGCACTCAGGATATTAATGGCTTGGGAGATATTAGTATTCTTGGTTTTTATAAGCTGATCTCACCAAAATTAGATGGATTTTTACCTGAACAACAAACAAAATTTAAACATAACCTTGAAGTTGGAGCAGGAGTGAAGTTACCTACAGGAGAATACAAAAGATCCAATAATGAGGGAAGTGTAAATCCAAGTTTTCAGGTAGGAACAGGAAGCTGGGATATTCTTTTGGCAAGTAACTATTCTATATCCTATAATAATTGGGGATTGGGAGCACTTGCGAATTATACTATTAAGACTGAAAACGAACAAAATTACCATTTTGGAGATCAGTTTACTTATGGCTTAAATCTTTACCGTAGCTTCATGACCATGAATGCAAAAACGTTTACGCCAATATCTATAACACCGATTTTGGGTCTTTCAGGAGAAGTTTTTGGGGAAAATGAAAGTTATGGTATGCCTGTTAAAGATACCAAAGGCGATATTTTATTTAGCCGAATAGGAGTCGAATCGAATTATGGTAAAATTTCAGGAGGAGTAAATCTTATGCTTCCTGTGAGTCAAAACTTAAATGCAGGAAATGTTGAAGCTAAAATGCGATTAGGAATCCATCTTAATTACGTATTGTAATTTCATAATATTGAATAAAAATAGCTGCTAATATTAATATTAGCAGCTTTTTCTATATAAAATCGTCTCCCAAATTTAGAAGGTTAGAATAAAAAGTTTTCTAACTTCTCTCTATTCTATTTTCTCCGTTCTAACCGCAAACTAAAAAAAGATCTCTCCACTGCGGTCGAGATGACACCGAAATTAATTTTTTAAAATAATAGTCTATCCTCTAAATTCTAACAGCGAAGCGATCTAACATCTAATTTCTAACTTACACTGTTTTCTGTACCACTTCAAAGACGCGTTGCCCATCACATTTAAGTGTTTTTGAAGGATATTTTAATAACAACGCATAATCATGAGTTGCCATTAAAATGGTGTTTCCGTTTCGGCTAATTTCTTGTAAAACCTGCATCACTTCAACAGAGGTTTGTGGGTCTAGATTTCCGGTAGGCTCATCGGCCAGGATTAATTCAGGGTCATTTAAAAGGGCACGAGCAATGGCAACACGTTGTTGTTCTCCACCAGATAATTGATAAGGGTATTTAAATCCTTTGGTTTTCATGCCTACTTTCTCTAAAACAAAATCAATTTTTTGATCCATATTGGCTTTGTCTTTCCAACCGGTAGCTTTCAGTACAAACAATAGGTTGTCTTTAATATTACGATCGGTAAGCAATTTAAAATCCTGAAAAACGATTCCTAATTTTCGTCTCAAATAAGGAATGTCTTTTTCTTTAAGTTTTCTAAGATTAAAGTCTACGATGCTCCCTTCACCTTCAGTTAGCGGCAAATCTCCGTAAAGCGTTTTCATAAAACTACTTTTACCGGTACCGGTTTTCCCAATAAGATATACAAATTCTCCTTTATTTACAGTCACATCAACTTCAGAAAGAATAAGATTCTCTCTTTGGTAGATAGCGGCATTTTTCAATTCAAGAACAACATTAGACATAGATCAAAAACTTTTCAGTATAAATAATTCAGGCTAAAAAAAACATTGCTAATTTTTCTAATCTTAATGATGTTTCAGCCTTAAATATTTGAAGTCGAAAAAGTGACTTCAGAATATAAAATTACGGGTAAATATACAGTTTTAGTGCACTGCGCAATTACTTTTTTTATCATTAACATAATTATAGTGTTTAAATCGCGTTTAGAAATAAAGCATTAAATTATCTTTGATCATCAAACTTAAAAAACTATAAATGACAACTGGCAAATCTTACCTATTTGTTGTTTTCTTATTCGTGGCCAGCCTTGGTTTTTCCCAGCAATCGGCCATTTACACCAATGATCTTGTAAAATTTAATAAGGCGTTAGAACTGTACAATAATGAGCAGTATCTGGCAGCCCAAAAGATTTTTGCAGATGTGAAAGAAGAAGCAACTGACGAGAAAATTCAAGGCGACTGTGCATACTATGTGGCTAATGCTGCTGTAAGGCTTAACCAGCCCGGAGCAGATGAACTTATGCAGCGCTTTGTTTCCCGATACCCTACCAGTACAAAAACAAATTCTGCTTATCAGGATGTAGCCACGTATTATTTTAATACCGGTAAATATCCACAAGCACGCAAGTGGTACGATATGGTAGACGAAAAGAGTATTAGCCGTGGCGACATGGATAAATATTATTTTAATAAAGGATATGTTTATTTTCAAACCGATGATCTAGATCAGGCTAAAAATTACTTTAACCGTGTTATCGATTCTAAAGAATATGGCGCGCAGGCAAAATATTATATAGGATACATGGCTTATGAGGCTAATGATTATGATCAGGCGAATCAATATTTTGATGAGGTAAAAGGTGATTCCCGTTATGGTAAAGAACTTTCTTACTACCAGGCCGACATGAATTTTAAGCTAGGGAATTTTGAGAAAGCGATACAGCTTGGTAAAGAGCAGCTTCCAAAATCTAATGTGATGGAAAAATCACAGCTTAATAAAATTATTGGGGAAAGCTATTTCAACCTTAAACAATACGATCAGGCAATTCCTTATTTAAAGGAATACGAAGGCGTAAGAAGAAAATGGAATAATACCGATTATTACCAATTAGGTTACGCGTACTATAAGCAGGGTGATTATGCCAATGCTATTTCAGAATTCAATAAAATTATTGACGGGAAAAACGCGATTGCGCAAAACGCATATTATCATTTAGCACAATCTTATTTAGAATCTGGCCAAAAACAGCAAGCTTTAAATGCATTTAAAAATGCCAGTGAAATGGATTTTGATGCGAAAATTAAAGAAGATGCGATGCTGAATTACGCAAAGCTGGGTTACGAAATAGGGAATAGTTACGAGAGTCCGTCGAAGGTGCTAATCACTTTCTTAGAAACGTATCCAAATTCGGCAAATAAGGCTGAAGCAGAAGAACTTTTAATTAATTCGTTTATAACCTCCGGGAATTTCGAAGAAGCGATGCAGCTTTTGGAAAATAACAGAAATTTTGCTGATAAAGTAGCCTATCAGAAAGTTGCTTATTACTACGGAATCCAACTTTACGAAGAAGGTGATTATAATGAAGCGATTAAGAACCTAGATAAAGCTTTAAAAGAACCGCGTGACCCAAAAATAACTGCAAAAGCAACTTATTGGAAAGCGGAAAGCGAGTTTAATGTGAATAAAATCGATGATGCAATTATCGGATATAAGGAATTTAGCGGAATGAGCGCCGCAGCCGGAACCGAAGAAAAAGCCGATTTAGATTACAATATTGGGTACGCGTATTTCAAGAAAAACGAATACGCACGTGCCATCGATTATTTTAAAAAGTATGCTGAAAATAACCAAAATGACATGGTTAAAAGAAATGACGCTTACTTAAGATTGGGAGATAGCTATTTTGTGAATAGCCAGTATTGGCCGGCAATGGAGTCGTATAATTCGGCGATCGCAAATGGTGTTAGTAATGCAGATTATGCAGCATTTCAAAAAGCAATTAGCTATGGATTTGTAGATCGTAATGAACGTAAAATTGAAGATCTTTCAGGATTTAATAGCAGTTATCCAAGATCTGCTTTTCGAGACGATGCGTTATACGAATTAGGAAATACCTACGTAGCTACCAATAATACCTCTCAGGCAATTTCAACTTACGATCGTTTGATTAGAGAAGTGCCGGGAAGCGCTTTGGTACCAAAAGCAATGTTGAGACAGGGATTAATTTATTATAACGGAAATGAAGGCGAAAAAGCCTTAAGCCGATTTAAAAAAGTAGTAAATGATTATCCAAATACTCCGGAAGCTATGGAAGCAGTTTCTACAGCTAGAAATGTGTATGTAGATTTAGGAAGAACCGACGAGTATGCAAGTTGGGTAAAGAATATCGACTTTGTTGAAGTAACCGATGCCGATTTGGATAATACTACTTACGAAGCTGCCGAAAATCAATATTTGGCAAATAATACTTCGCAGGCAAAATCAAATTTTGAAAAGTATTTAAAAAGCTTTCCTAACGGAATCCATGCCATTAACGCTAATTTTTATTTAGCAGAGATTCAGTATCGTGAAGGAGCAAAAGATGCGTCGGTTTCGCATTTTAAATATGTGATTGATAAACCGAATAATGAATTTACTGAACAATCCTTAGCACGACTTTCTCAAATTTATCTTGAAAAGTCTAAATATCAGGAAGCAGTACCATTATTGCAGCGTTTAGAAAAAGTAGCAGGGGATACCCAAAATACCATTTATGCACAGTCGAATTTGATGAAATCTTATGATGAGATGAATCAGCCTCGCGAGGCTGCAGCTTATGCAGATAAAGTGCTATCGAATACTGAAGCAGATAAACAGGCAAAAACAGATGCACAGCTAATCGTTGCGAGATCTGCAATTAAATCTGGTAATGAAGCTAAAGCGAAACAAGCCTATGCTGAAGTTCAGAAAACGGCAACGGGAGAATTAGCGGCAGAGTCTTTATACTATGATGCTTATTTCAAAAATAAAAGCAATAACTACGAAGCTTCAAATGCTGCAGTACAGATATTGGCTAAAGATTTCTCTGGATATAAAAAATGGGGAGCGAAAGGTTTAGTGCTTATGGCAAAAAACTTTTATGCTCTTGGGGATGCTTATCAGGCAACTTATGTTTTAGATAACGTAGTTAAGAATTTTGCCCAATATCCGGAAATCGTTCAGGAAGCAAAACAAGAGCTTTCTAAAATTAAAGCTGAAGAGGCTAAAACAAATTCTTCAGTACAAACCGGAAACAATTAAAATATAACCCAACAACAATTTAAGCAATCATATATGAAATTTGTTTCAATAAAAAGAAGCTTGTTTTTATGTCTGTTTTTAGTGAGCGGCTTTGCATTTGCTCAGGATCCAATCGACAGTGAAACAGTAACGGTGGTAAAACCATATTCACCATCGGTTAGGGAAGCTTCTAAAATAAAAGCGGTACCGGGAAAAGCCGATTCGGTAAGCACCACAAAAAGATCAGTAAAATATAACATTTTCTCTGTTCCGGTAGCATCAACCTTTACACCGGTAAAGGGTAGAGCAACCAGAGTAGAGCGAGAACGCGCACCAAAAGCGTACGATAATTATGCAACTTTAGGTATTGGGAATTACACTAATGTTTTAGCTGAATTCTATAGCAATATCGAAGTAAATCGTGATCAAAATTTTGGCGTTTATTTGCTTCATAACTCCTCGCAAGGAGGAATAGACGGAGTATTATTAGATAATAAATTCTATGATACATCGCTTAATCTTAACTACGGAAGCAAAGATCGTGACTTTGCCTGGAATACAGAACTGGGAGTAGAACATCAGTTATTTAACTGGTATGGTGTTTCTGACGCATTACCAATGACTGATTCTGAAATTCTTTCTATCGATCCTCAACAAAACTATTATTCAGTTTTTGGTGGCGGTAATATCGAATTTTATGATTCTTTCTTTAAAGGTGCAGATCTGGAAATTCGTCAAACCGGAGATGCTTCTGGAACTTCAGAACAAAAAATTGATCTAAACAGTACGCTTGAATTTAATATTTTAGATGAATTAATTACTACCGATGTTCAGGCTAACTTTGTAAATGGATCTACAGATAGATTTTATACTGCAGATATAGAAAATAAGTATAGCTTTTTAAACTTAGGAATTAACCCAAGCTTACTAATTTTGAGAAATAACCTAACTTTAAATTTAGGTGCTGCATTTTTCTATAGTTCAGATATAGAAAATAGTGATGGTAACTTTTATATCTATCCAAAAGTAACTGCTAGTTATAAACTGTTAGAAGATTACTTTACGCCTTATGCTGGGTTAGAAGGTGGATTAAAGCAGAATTCATATTACAACTTTGTGCAGCAAAATCCATATGTATCTCCAACGACTGCGGTAGCACCAACAGATAATCTATATAACTTCTATCTAGGAGCTAAAGGGAAATTAACCAATACTGTTTCTTATAATTTTAGAGGAGGTTATAATGCTGAAGATGTAAAGCCACTTTTTGTGAAAAATGCTTACGATCCTACCATAATGGAAGGCTATGCTTATGGAAATTCATTCGGAGTAGTGTATGATAATGTAAAAACGCTTTCGTTTTTTGCGAATGTAAGTGTAGATGTAAGCGATGATTTTAGATTAGGAATCACCGGAGAATTTTTTGATTATGATACCGATGTTCAGCAAGAAGCTTGGAATCTACCAACATATAACGCCGAATTAACCGCCGATTATCAGATCACAGATAAATGGTATGCAGGAGCTAATTTATTTTTGGTGGGGCAACGAGAAGCGATGAGTATTGTAGATAACCGACCAGTAGATGGCGGAATCGATAGAGAAC is from Zunongwangia endophytica and encodes:
- a CDS encoding TonB-dependent receptor, which codes for MKFVSIKRSLFLCLFLVSGFAFAQDPIDSETVTVVKPYSPSVREASKIKAVPGKADSVSTTKRSVKYNIFSVPVASTFTPVKGRATRVERERAPKAYDNYATLGIGNYTNVLAEFYSNIEVNRDQNFGVYLLHNSSQGGIDGVLLDNKFYDTSLNLNYGSKDRDFAWNTELGVEHQLFNWYGVSDALPMTDSEILSIDPQQNYYSVFGGGNIEFYDSFFKGADLEIRQTGDASGTSEQKIDLNSTLEFNILDELITTDVQANFVNGSTDRFYTADIENKYSFLNLGINPSLLILRNNLTLNLGAAFFYSSDIENSDGNFYIYPKVTASYKLLEDYFTPYAGLEGGLKQNSYYNFVQQNPYVSPTTAVAPTDNLYNFYLGAKGKLTNTVSYNFRGGYNAEDVKPLFVKNAYDPTIMEGYAYGNSFGVVYDNVKTLSFFANVSVDVSDDFRLGITGEFFDYDTDVQQEAWNLPTYNAELTADYQITDKWYAGANLFLVGQREAMSIVDNRPVDGGIDREPITLDSYFDANTHVGYRINDQFTAFVKGSNLLNNDYQRWSDFQVQGIQILGGVTYKFDYN